A portion of the Cryptomeria japonica chromosome 5, Sugi_1.0, whole genome shotgun sequence genome contains these proteins:
- the LOC131045818 gene encoding uncharacterized protein LOC131045818, with amino-acid sequence MDSSKVMDPLLHPPSYSSLNDFCYDILALKELARQGSWRTILDKVTQARKLCLLQKPHEHLIYMAYNVLANAKLRRYGEAADELDTLGNFEDPKYRYESHGSFYQGMCGSMIPFSLRWLHAEMPHRLASRQETIDRLYGLLEFVENKITAIEFKIKTDKHLVGLSNDRPGSETVEEVTEVLEKGVETLETLGRGTETIEKGSEILETVQKCNSSSVPFPFTSSTAEKEGAVVVNPVGIKEGVSPGALDFVPSSPIQQAGLVSGGLDFVGATSIQQQLNGSEVVSVFESLKLDEPSHVDVGAGNLTDGLPVGHDSGHSFRDHHSNSFDEDFGDFVSGMASTGSTTQVQLKFSALATSLRRWQRREELVVNSILRHHLSQKDYVTSMKWLERLLKTKPLDPFLLSRVGYLQLQLGDLNGARTIFSRIEAIVDKGQVPFSSSPEVLKNMIHRNKALQYLVEKDYTAAVREYEEVLDRDPGDVVATNNKALCLMYSRDLLGSIKVLENALERVPVLTLNENVVLNICSMYELAFVNNIETKRTLSSWIVQIAPEDFDLSCTRL; translated from the coding sequence ATGGATAGCAGCAAGGTGATGGATCCACTCCTCCACCCACCAAGCTATTCATCTCTGAACGACTTCTGTTACGACATTTTAGCTCTCAAAGAGCTGGCACGCCAGGGCTCATGGCGGACAATCCTGGATAAGGTTACACAGGCGCGCAAGCTTTGTCTCCTGCAGAAGCCCCACGAGCATCTGATATACATGGCCTACAATGTGCTCGCTAACGCCAAGCTCAGAAGATATGGAGAAGCTGCCGATGAATTGGACACCCTCGGAAACTTTGAGGATCCTAAGTACAGGTACGAATCCCATGGCTCTTTTTATCAGGGTATGTGTGGTTCCATGATTCCTTTTTCGTTGAGGTGGCTGCACGCTGAGATGCCCCACAGGCTCGCTAGCAGGCAGGAAACTATAGATCGTTTATATGGGTTGcttgaatttgttgaaaataaGATCACTGCAATAGAATTTAAGATAAAAACGGATAAGCATTTGGTCGGATTGTCAAACGATAGGCCAGGCTCAGAAACCGTAGAAGAAGTCACCGAAGTCCTAGAAAAAGGTGTTGAAACCCTAGAAACCCTAGGAAGAGGAACCGAAACCATAGAAAAGGGATCTGAAATTCTGGAAACTGTGCAGAAATGCAATTCATCTTCCGTGCCTTTCCCCTTTACATCCTCAACTGCAGAGAAGGAGGGGGCCGTAGTAGTGAATCCAGTGGGGATAAAAGAGGGTGTGTCTCCTGGGGCCTTGGATTTTGTTCCTAGTTCTCCAATTCAGCAGGCGGGTTTGGTTTCGGGTGGTTTGGATTTTGTTGGTGCTACATCAATTCAGCAGCAACTGAATGGCAGCGAAGTTGTTTCTGTGTTTGAGTCACTCAAATTGGACGAGCCCAGCCATGTGGATGTTGGTGCTGGGAATCTGACAGATGGGCTGCCTGTGGGACACGATAGCGGTCATAGTTTTCGTGATCATCATTCGAATAGTTTTGATGAGGATTTTGGTGACTTTGTGTCTGGCATGGCATCCACAGGGTCTACAACTCAAGTTCAGTTAAAATTTTCAGCTCTGGCAACAAGTCTCAGACGGTGGCAGCGGAGAGAAGAGCTTGTTGTAAACTCAATTCTGAGGCATCATCTTAGTCAGAAAGATTACGTGACAAGCATGAAGTGGCTCGAGAGGCTGCTCAAGACAAAGCCATTGGATCCCTTCTTGCTCTCAAGGGTTGGTTATCTTCAGCTGCAGCTGGGTGATTTGAATGGTGCAAGGACTATTTTTTCTAGAATTGAGGCTATTGTGGACAAAGGTCAGGTGCCATTTTCATCAAGCCCAGAAGTGCTTAAAAATATGATACACCGTAACAAAGCTCTTCAGTATTTGGTCGAAAAGGATTATACAGCAGCGGTCAGAGAGTATGAAGAAGTGTTGGATCGAGATCCAGGTGATGTTGTTGCCACTAATAACAAGGCTCTCTGTTTGATGTATTCTAGGGATTTGCTTGGATCCATTAAAGTGCTAGAGAATGCACTTGAGAGGGTGCCTGTTCTTACATTGAATGAGAATGTTGTGTTAAATATTTGTAGTATGTATGAATTGGCATTTGTGAACAATATTGAGACCAAGAGAACTCTTAGTTCTTGGATTGTGCAAATTGCTCCAGAGGATTTTGATTTGTCTTGTACACGACTCTAG